A portion of the Limanda limanda chromosome 3, fLimLim1.1, whole genome shotgun sequence genome contains these proteins:
- the aph1b gene encoding gamma-secretase subunit Aph-1b → MTAAVFFGCTFIAFGPAIALFLFTIAREPLRVIFLIAGAFFWLVSLLLSSLVWFISVQISNKESAAQQKGLLIFGVVLSVLLQEAFRFGYYKLLKKANEGLLTLSQEETMPISIRQLAYVSGLGFGFMSGAFSVVNILADSVGPGTIGIHGDSQHYFLSSAFMTMAIILLHMFWGVVFFDACEKQQWWAVAAVVVSHLVVSCLTFQNPGYVASLVPTYIILFLMGAWAFYSAGGSLRNLKLCLTCKDKDFLLANHRPR, encoded by the exons atgacgGCCGCGGTCTTCTTCGGCTGCACCTTCATCGCCTTCGGGCCGGCCATCGcgctcttcctcttcaccatcgCCCGGGAGCCGCTGCGGGTCATCTTCCTCATCGCCGG GGCGTTTTTCTGGctggtgtctctgctgctgtcctCCCTGGTCTGGTTCATCTCGGTGCAGATCAGCAACAAGGAGAGTGCGGCGCAGCAGAAAGGTCTCCTCATCTTCGGCGTGGTTCTGTCCGTCCTGCTGCAGGAAGCCTTCCGCTTCGGCTACTACAAGCTGCTGAA gAAAGCAAATGAAGGCCTCCTCACTCTCAGTCAGGAGGAGACCATGCCCATCTCCATCCGACAGCTGGCTTACG TGTCCGGCCTCGGGTTCGGCTTCATGAGTGGAGCCTTCTCCGTGGTGAACATCCTGGCCGACTCTGTGGGGCCGGGGACGATCGGGATCCACGGTGACTCGCAGCATTACTTCCTGTCCTCAG CCTTCATGACCATGGCCATCATCCTCCTTCACATGTTCTGGGGCGTGGTCTTCTTCGACGCCTGTGAGAAGCAGCAGTGGTGGGCGGTGGCTGCGGTCGTGGTCAGTCACCTCGTGGTGTCGTGTCTG ACCTTCCAGAACCCGGGCTACGTCGCCAGCCTCGTCCCCACCTACATCATCTTGTTCCTGATGGGCGCCTGGGCGTTCTACTCAGCCGGAGGCTCGCTCAGGAACCTCAAACTCTGCCTCACCTGCAAAGACAAGGACTTCCTGCTCGCCAACCACCGGCCGAGATAA
- the LOC132999124 gene encoding troponin I, fast skeletal muscle-like isoform X1, with product MEQKKMSTGRRNQLKSLLLQIAETMLEEEAQEAEREKMKHLEEICPSLSVPAGCMQELQDLCRKLHQQIDLVDDERYDTERKVTKSNMEIDDLKLKVQDLKGKFKKPALKSVRMSADAMLAALLGSKHKVALDLRANLKQVKKEVKEEEKQTGDWRKNIEDKAGMDGRKKMFETEA from the exons ATGGAACA GAAAAAGATGTCGACCGGCCGGAGGAATCAGCTCAAG AGTTTGCTGCTGCAGATCGCTGAGAcgatgctggaggaggaggcgcaggagGCCGAGAGGGAGAAGATGAAGCACCTGGAGGAGATCTGTCCGTCCCTCTCGGTTCCAGCAGGCTGCATGCAGGAGCTGCAG GATCTGTGCCGGAAGCTTCACCAGCAGATTGATCTGGTGGATGACGAGCGGTACGACACGGAGAGGAAAGTCACAAAGTCCAACATGGAG ATCGACGACCTGAAGCTGAAGGTCCAGGATCTGAAGGGGAAGTTTAAGAAGCCGGCGCTGAAGAGCGTGCGGATGTCGGCGGACGCCATGTTGGCCGCTCTGCTGGGCTCCAAACACAAAGTGGCCTTGGACCTGAGGGCCAATCTGAAGCAGGTCaagaaggaggtgaaagaggag GAGAAGCAAACAGGCGACTGGAGGAAGAACATCGAAGACAAGGCCGGGATGGACGGCAGGAAGAAGATGTTTGAGACCGAGGCTTAA
- the LOC132999124 gene encoding troponin I, fast skeletal muscle-like isoform X2 — MSTGRRNQLKSLLLQIAETMLEEEAQEAEREKMKHLEEICPSLSVPAGCMQELQDLCRKLHQQIDLVDDERYDTERKVTKSNMEIDDLKLKVQDLKGKFKKPALKSVRMSADAMLAALLGSKHKVALDLRANLKQVKKEVKEEEKQTGDWRKNIEDKAGMDGRKKMFETEA, encoded by the exons ATGTCGACCGGCCGGAGGAATCAGCTCAAG AGTTTGCTGCTGCAGATCGCTGAGAcgatgctggaggaggaggcgcaggagGCCGAGAGGGAGAAGATGAAGCACCTGGAGGAGATCTGTCCGTCCCTCTCGGTTCCAGCAGGCTGCATGCAGGAGCTGCAG GATCTGTGCCGGAAGCTTCACCAGCAGATTGATCTGGTGGATGACGAGCGGTACGACACGGAGAGGAAAGTCACAAAGTCCAACATGGAG ATCGACGACCTGAAGCTGAAGGTCCAGGATCTGAAGGGGAAGTTTAAGAAGCCGGCGCTGAAGAGCGTGCGGATGTCGGCGGACGCCATGTTGGCCGCTCTGCTGGGCTCCAAACACAAAGTGGCCTTGGACCTGAGGGCCAATCTGAAGCAGGTCaagaaggaggtgaaagaggag GAGAAGCAAACAGGCGACTGGAGGAAGAACATCGAAGACAAGGCCGGGATGGACGGCAGGAAGAAGATGTTTGAGACCGAGGCTTAA